A window from Mogibacterium neglectum encodes these proteins:
- the rpoZ gene encoding DNA-directed RNA polymerase subunit omega yields the protein MMLYPAINELNKLTDSRYTLVVLTAKRARDIIDGKPVLTDVEAERPVSLATNEIAEGLITYKRSDGHKEEGETFENFELDIKCDAALASDAAQVENAEEVQSEAEVEETVAEETDLDA from the coding sequence ATGATGTTATATCCAGCAATTAACGAGCTTAACAAGCTAACAGACAGCAGATACACACTGGTTGTACTAACAGCAAAGAGGGCCAGAGATATCATTGACGGTAAGCCAGTTCTTACAGATGTTGAAGCAGAGAGACCTGTGAGCCTTGCAACTAACGAGATAGCTGAAGGACTCATAACTTACAAGAGAAGTGATGGACACAAAGAAGAGGGCGAGACATTTGAAAACTTTGAACTAGATATTAAATGTGATGCTGCTTTGGCTTCCGACGCAGCTCAAGTCGAGAATGCCGAAGAGGTTCAGAGTGAAGCTGAAGTAGAGGAAACAGTTGCAGAAGAGACAGATCTGGATGCTTAA